From the genome of Triticum aestivum cultivar Chinese Spring chromosome 1A, IWGSC CS RefSeq v2.1, whole genome shotgun sequence:
ACTGCTTGTGAGGCTACTGTTCTCCTATTCTCTCGCATCTATGAAGTAGTAAAAATTATCTATGACATAAGACATTAATTTTGCAGCAAAGTCAATTATGTCTGTTGTGCAATAACCTCCTTTCAAAAGCATTGGCGCACGTGTTATACTAACACGAGTTGATCTATTTAAATGAGCTATAGCCCTTATCAGATACATCTGGACATATAAAGATGAATTCAGTATGCTAGAATAAGAAAAGGCGGTTCTGAGTTAACCTCGCCCTTTATAATATGATTTGTTTTCCTTTTTTCAATAATATCTTGATCTTGGAATATAATGCTTGCCACTTGTTAGAGGAATTTGGTTAATAAACGGAAAGAACCGGGTGTTCGTTCATGACCAAATGTGTATGAATATGGATAGAAGAAGGAAATAATTAGTTTTGATTTCATTTTGTGGAAGAAAAAGgaatttttggttttaattttcaGTGTAAGAAGGGTTGAAGGGGTCAAAGTTGGTACTGAGAAGAAGATTCTTTTGACTTAACACAACCTAGTTGTGATGATTTTTCGAGGTTCTGAGAAAATTAAGCATAAAATTTACCAAAAGGAAAGATCGAAGAGGGAAACACAACCAACTATGTCACCAAGATAGCAACGATATGTGCCGGTCACTCCCGTCAAATAGAAAAAAAAAACAATGCGTGCCGGTCAGAATGAGCTTTTTTTTTAGAATCGTCAATATGAGCATGCTGAAACTTCTCGCACGCATGAGAACAGAGTTTTGAAACTGAAACTTCCAAGTATGAACTCCACTCTGTTTCTCAATTCTAATTAAATTGACAGCACCAGGTCTGAACTGCAATTTTTTTTTACTCGGTCCACATCAAGAGAAACCAATCATACCTTCTTCTTCTTTAATCCAAAGTTTATACTCTCTCCGTCTCGAAATAAGTGTCTTAGCCTTAACGTaattttgtattaaagttagtataaagttgagacacttattttgggaccgaGAGAGTAGTTGTCTGCCTGGATAGAAGTCATTTTCTGCTCAAGAGAGATAGAGACGAATCATAGTTGGACATTTGCTTGGTATTTTTAGCGCAAGAGAGGACGAAATGCACTACTTTTTCTATGCCATCTGGTGGGTCTGGATATGATGCAGCAGCACTGATGATGATGCCCATGTTTTATTGGCTAAACACCTGGATAAAATATCCAATCAACTTGATTGCTCGGCTGGTTTATTTCCCTTTCTCCTAAGCGATTGATAGAGACCAGACTTCAATTCAAATAATATAGCATTGTTATTATTGATTGTTTTTGACAGAAAACAACTCCTTGACAGAGATTAGGGATAACTCTAACCAAGTCAGATACAGTgcattggaaaaataattgaaggcAAAGAGGTCCATGCTAAATCAAGAGAAGACGTCCAATCCAATGTACTCCTACTACCAATCTTTTAGACCTATTGTCAAATGTGCTCTTGCATCTTGCTAGAAGCAAGATCAAATTGCTACAAAGAATTTCCTTGTTACAAAATTAAGCCAGGAATGAATTACCCCTAAACTATGTGCAAGAACAATGGAAACACCCCAAAATTTGTAAAATCTCTTGCAAGAGCTCAAGTATGGGGAACTTGCACAATGATCTCGTAGGGAGTGAAGTTACCATCACCcggtggcgtcctgctgcgcccgGTGCGACGACCGCGGGAACGGCCGCCGGAGTTGGGGCGACGGCGAGAACTCCACGGGCGccggcggcagctccatctccCCGGTGAGGATCTTGACAATGTCCGTGCTGTCCGGGCGGTGCTCCGGCTGGCGCTGCAGGCACATGAGCGCGAGCTGCGCGCAGAGCGTGGCCTGGCCCCTGTCGTAGGCGCCCTCCAGCCGCTCGTCCATGAGCTCGAGCACGTTGCCCGCGCGCGCGAGCTGCCGGCACCAGCTCACCAGGTTGGCCTTCTCCAGCTTCATCGGCGACGAGAGGATGTGGAGCGGCCGCCGGCCCGACAGGATCACCAGCACCAGcacgccgaagctgtacacgtcggCCTTCTCCAGCGGGTCGCCCTCCGGCGCCACGTAGCACACCGTGCCGCGCATGCTCGTCGTCGTGCTCAGCTCCCGGCTGAACAGGTCGCCGCTGTGGTGCACGTCGCCGCTGCCGGCGGACTGGCCGTGCCGCCGGCTCCTCTTCCGGCTCCTCCGGAAGCTCATGTCCTCCAGAGCGCTCCGTTTGGCGTTGCCGTCCCCGTTGGCATTGCCGGTGTTCACGCTGCTCGACCGCAGCCACGGcttgccggcgccgccccggcgcGGCTTGTCGACGGTGCCGCCGGCTTTCTTGCTCATCTCCTCGAAGAACTCTTCCTTCCACCACTCCCGCATCTGGGTCGCCTCCTTCTTGTCGCCCGCGGCTCCTTTGCTGGCGCTGCTGTCGGCATTGCCCGCGTTCTTATTGTCCTCGTCGGCGACGGAGGGTGAGTTCTTGAGGTCGCCGTCGTCGGCCCAATCTGGGTTCCTCTCCGGGCAGATTTGGCTGCCGATCCACTCGGCCACGTAGTCCCGTGGGTCGAGCTCGTCGCTGTCGTCCTGCTTCACCTTCATCCACCACTCATTTCCCGGCGCTCTAGCCGGCGGACCAGGGTCATCCTTGGCGGAGGCAGCGGTGGAGAGGTCGAGGTCGCAGGCCTCGCCGAGTTCTTGGCTCATGAAGTCGTCCCCGCCGGCGACGGGTCCAGTGTCGACGACGGCATCGGGAGTCTTGAAGCGCGCGAGGCCAAAGTCGGCGACCTTGGCGCGGAAGTCGGCGTCGAGGAGGACGTTGCTGGGCTTGAGGTCCCCGTGCACGACCGGCGGCTGGCACTCGGCGTGGAGGAAGGCCAGTGCGCGCGCCACGTCGCGGACGACTCCTCGCCGCTGCGCCCAGTCGAGGCAGCGGTCGTCCCCGAAGAGCGCGGCCTGGAGGGACCCCTGCGGCAGGTACTCGAAGACGAGGAGCAGGGGCCGGCCGTCGGCGCCGGAGCCGGCGTACccgaggagggagacgaggcgcggggaGTCGGGCGGGAGGGAGGCGAGCACGTGGAGCTCGTGCGGCGAGGAGCAGGTCTTGACGGCGGCGAGGGAGGCGTCGGGGAAGGTGGCGAGGTAGACCGGCGAGGCGGCGCCGCGGCCGAGGAGGCGGGACGGGTGGAAGCCGCCGGTGGCGCGGCGCAGCGCGCGGCGGGAGTAGCGGCGCAGCGGGCGCGCGGGCGGGGAGAAGGgcagcgtggggcggcggcggcggcggcggaggtggagcgCGAGGAGGACGGTGaataagaggaggaggaggagtactaCTGCTGTGGCGGCCGCGGCGGTGGCCgcgaggaggaggtggcggtggtTGCTGGCGGCGTGGAGGGTggcaggagggggaggggggatggtTGGTGGCTGGGCCTGGAGGTGGCGGGAGGGCATGGCTGCGCTGTGCCGGCGCAAGCGGCGACTTGTGTCGGGGCGGGGCGGGTCACGGGTGGACGTCTAGTAGGCAGACAGGCAGCCAGCGAGGGCCCGTGGTTGCTGGCTTGAGTTGTCCGCCATTTTTCTATTTGCTCTGCTCCTtcctctctccttcttcctcttcctcttggatggatggatggatggatggagggAGAGTTTTCCACCATGCACGGTGGGCACGAGGCGGCACACAATCCAACATTCCCCATTGCTTTTGCTTTTGCTCTGCTTTTGAGACCGGTGTTGTATACCATTCCAGTCAACCCCAGTTTTGATACTCGTATTCTACGATGTACAACCTCTCTATCAAAATATATGATGTTTTTCGACACTAATATATTTAATACAGTCAGTATATCGTTTTCCTCTCGTCCCT
Proteins encoded in this window:
- the LOC123068528 gene encoding putative receptor-like protein kinase At1g80870, whose product is MPSRHLQAQPPTIPPPPPATLHAASNHRHLLLAATAAAATAVVLLLLLLFTVLLALHLRRRRRRPTLPFSPPARPLRRYSRRALRRATGGFHPSRLLGRGAASPVYLATFPDASLAAVKTCSSPHELHVLASLPPDSPRLVSLLGYAGSGADGRPLLLVFEYLPQGSLQAALFGDDRCLDWAQRRGVVRDVARALAFLHAECQPPVVHGDLKPSNVLLDADFRAKVADFGLARFKTPDAVVDTGPVAGGDDFMSQELGEACDLDLSTAASAKDDPGPPARAPGNEWWMKVKQDDSDELDPRDYVAEWIGSQICPERNPDWADDGDLKNSPSVADEDNKNAGNADSSASKGAAGDKKEATQMREWWKEEFFEEMSKKAGGTVDKPRRGGAGKPWLRSSSVNTGNANGDGNAKRSALEDMSFRRSRKRSRRHGQSAGSGDVHHSGDLFSRELSTTTSMRGTVCYVAPEGDPLEKADVYSFGVLVLVILSGRRPLHILSSPMKLEKANLVSWCRQLARAGNVLELMDERLEGAYDRGQATLCAQLALMCLQRQPEHRPDSTDIVKILTGEMELPPAPVEFSPSPQLRRPFPRSSHRAQQDATG